Proteins encoded together in one Rhizobacter sp. J219 window:
- the fabF gene encoding beta-ketoacyl-ACP synthase II, producing MSRRRVVITGLGLISPVGNTVEEGWANIVAGKSGIDTITRFDASGFSCQFAGEVKGFKVEDYIPGKEARHMDTFIHYGIAASAQAIQDAGLPTGDQLNEEQAERIGCLVGSGIGGLPMIEETHGEYTSRGPRRISPFFVPASIINMISGHVSIRFGFAGPNLAIVTACTTGLHSIGQAARLIEYGDADVMIAGGAESTISPLGIGGFTAPRALSSRNDDPKTASRPWDKDRDGFVLGEGAGVLVLEEYEHAKKRGAKIYAELAGFGMGADAYHMTAPNVDGPKRSIRAALRNAGIDGSQVQYLNAHGTSTPLGDVNETNAIKLAFGDHAKKLVVNSTKSMTGHLLGGAGGIESVFTTLAVQRQISPPTINIFNQDPECDLDYCANTARDLKIDYAVKNNFGFGGTNGTLVFKRI from the coding sequence ATGTCACGTCGCCGCGTCGTCATCACCGGCCTCGGGCTCATCAGCCCCGTCGGCAACACGGTGGAAGAAGGCTGGGCCAATATCGTGGCCGGCAAATCCGGCATCGACACGATCACGAGGTTCGATGCCTCGGGCTTCAGCTGCCAGTTCGCCGGCGAGGTGAAGGGCTTCAAGGTCGAGGATTACATCCCCGGCAAGGAAGCGCGCCACATGGACACCTTCATCCACTACGGCATTGCCGCGTCGGCGCAGGCGATCCAGGATGCCGGGCTCCCGACCGGTGACCAGCTGAATGAAGAGCAGGCCGAGCGCATCGGCTGTCTGGTGGGGTCGGGCATCGGTGGCCTGCCGATGATCGAAGAGACGCACGGCGAATACACCTCGCGTGGGCCTCGTCGCATTTCCCCGTTCTTCGTGCCGGCGTCGATCATCAACATGATCTCGGGCCACGTGTCGATCCGTTTCGGCTTCGCCGGGCCGAATCTTGCGATCGTGACGGCATGCACCACCGGCCTGCACTCCATCGGCCAAGCGGCTCGCCTGATCGAATACGGTGATGCCGACGTGATGATTGCCGGCGGCGCCGAGTCGACCATTTCGCCGCTGGGCATCGGCGGCTTCACCGCGCCACGCGCCCTGTCGTCGCGCAATGACGATCCGAAGACCGCTTCGCGTCCCTGGGACAAGGACCGTGATGGCTTCGTCCTCGGCGAAGGCGCCGGTGTGCTGGTGCTCGAAGAGTACGAGCACGCCAAGAAGCGCGGCGCCAAGATCTACGCCGAGTTGGCTGGGTTCGGCATGGGCGCCGATGCGTACCACATGACCGCGCCGAACGTGGACGGCCCGAAACGCTCGATCCGTGCCGCGCTGCGCAACGCCGGCATCGATGGCAGCCAGGTCCAGTACCTCAATGCACACGGTACTTCCACGCCGCTCGGTGACGTGAACGAGACCAATGCGATCAAGCTGGCCTTCGGCGACCACGCCAAGAAGCTCGTCGTGAACTCGACCAAGTCCATGACCGGCCACCTGCTCGGGGGCGCGGGAGGCATCGAGTCGGTATTCACCACGCTGGCCGTGCAGCGCCAGATATCTCCGCCGACCATCAACATCTTCAACCAGGACCCGGAGTGCGATCTCGACTACTGCGCCAACACGGCGCGGGACCTGAAGATCGACTACGCCGTGAAAAACAACTTCGGGTTCGGCGGGACCAACGGCACTTTGGTGTTCAAGCGCATCTGA
- the acpP gene encoding acyl carrier protein: MSDIEARVKKIIAEQLGVPEADVSNEKAFVADLGADSLDTVELVMALEDEFGIEIPDEEAEKITTVQLAIDYALKHQKA; the protein is encoded by the coding sequence ATGAGCGATATCGAAGCACGTGTGAAGAAGATCATTGCCGAACAACTCGGCGTGCCTGAGGCCGATGTGTCCAATGAAAAGGCTTTCGTGGCCGACCTGGGCGCGGACTCGCTTGACACGGTGGAACTGGTGATGGCGCTGGAAGACGAATTCGGCATCGAAATCCCCGACGAAGAAGCCGAGAAGATCACCACCGTCCAGCTGGCGATCGATTACGCGCTGAAGCACCAGAAGGCCTGA
- the rpoE gene encoding RNA polymerase sigma factor RpoE, with the protein MTATDADAPLIERVKQGDVKAFEMLVVKYQRRIERLIGRMVRDVDLVPDIAQETFIRAYRAIPQFRGESAFYTWLYRIAVNTAKKALVDLKRDPIVTESARSARDEEDETSRLESELSHGETPDAMLASKEIASAVNASIEALSEDLRQAITLREIEGLSYEEIAEVMNCPIGTVRSRIFRAREAIAQRLRPLLDTREGERW; encoded by the coding sequence ATGACCGCCACTGACGCCGATGCACCGCTGATCGAACGCGTCAAGCAAGGCGACGTGAAGGCGTTCGAGATGCTGGTGGTGAAGTACCAGCGGCGCATCGAGCGCCTGATCGGTCGTATGGTGCGCGACGTCGACCTCGTGCCCGACATCGCCCAGGAAACCTTCATCCGCGCCTACCGGGCGATTCCACAGTTCCGGGGCGAGAGCGCGTTCTACACCTGGCTCTACCGCATTGCGGTGAACACCGCCAAGAAAGCGCTGGTCGACCTCAAACGCGACCCGATCGTGACGGAATCCGCACGCTCCGCTCGCGACGAGGAGGACGAAACTTCCCGGCTTGAATCCGAACTAAGCCACGGCGAAACACCCGATGCGATGCTCGCGAGCAAGGAAATCGCGTCTGCCGTGAACGCGTCCATAGAAGCGCTGTCCGAGGACTTGCGGCAGGCCATTACCCTGCGTGAGATCGAAGGGCTCAGCTATGAAGAGATTGCTGAGGTCATGAATTGCCCAATCGGCACGGTTCGCTCTCGGATTTTTCGCGCTCGCGAGGCAATCGCACAGCGTTTGCGCCCCTTGCTGGACACGCGGGAGGGCGAGCGCTGGTAG
- the fabG gene encoding 3-oxoacyl-ACP reductase FabG, whose amino-acid sequence MSELQFAGQVALVTGASRGIGRVIALQLASQGLKVIGTATTEAGAQAISEGLAGHAGCRGISLNVNDGQALEAAIETIVKEHGALHVLVNNAGITRDMLSMRMKDEDWDAVIDTNLKAVFRASRAVTKSMMKQRYGRIINITSVVGATGNPGQANYAAAKAGVAGMTRSLARELGSRGITVNCVAPGFIETDMTKKLSEQQTSALMTQIPLGRLGQASDIAHAVAFLASPQAGYITGTELHVNGGMFMN is encoded by the coding sequence ATGAGCGAGCTTCAATTCGCAGGGCAGGTGGCACTGGTCACCGGGGCATCGCGTGGCATCGGTCGCGTGATTGCGTTGCAGTTGGCGTCGCAGGGCCTGAAGGTGATCGGCACCGCCACGACCGAGGCCGGCGCACAGGCCATCTCCGAAGGCCTGGCGGGCCACGCAGGTTGCCGCGGCATCAGCCTCAACGTGAACGACGGCCAAGCCCTCGAGGCTGCCATCGAAACCATCGTCAAGGAGCATGGTGCGCTGCATGTGCTGGTCAACAACGCCGGCATCACGCGCGACATGCTGTCGATGCGCATGAAAGACGAGGACTGGGACGCGGTGATCGACACCAACCTCAAGGCCGTCTTCCGCGCCAGCCGTGCCGTCACCAAGTCGATGATGAAGCAGCGCTATGGCCGCATCATCAACATCACGAGCGTGGTGGGTGCGACTGGCAACCCCGGCCAAGCCAACTACGCTGCGGCCAAGGCGGGCGTGGCCGGCATGACCCGATCGCTCGCGCGGGAATTGGGCAGCCGCGGCATCACGGTCAACTGCGTCGCGCCGGGCTTCATCGAGACCGACATGACCAAGAAGCTGTCGGAGCAGCAAACCAGCGCGCTGATGACGCAGATCCCGCTCGGTCGCCTGGGTCAGGCCTCCGACATCGCCCACGCGGTGGCGTTTCTCGCGTCGCCGCAGGCCGGCTACATCACCGGTACCGAATTGCATGTCAACGGCGGCATGTTCATGAACTGA